From the Gasterosteus aculeatus chromosome 13, fGasAcu3.hap1.1, whole genome shotgun sequence genome, one window contains:
- the fgfr1a gene encoding fibroblast growth factor receptor 1-A isoform X4 — protein MPRRPEWSCSRRKGSSCSSLSRMLMRPNILLCLVLFSQVLRTQSRPANNDEASVETQVELFTLYLGGSLDLSCSAKDSPHAVNWTKDHEAVVDGEHTRIRGVQLVIEAVELTDSGLYACTTFGNHSNYFNVTVETLASSEDDDEEEESSSEEAKLLGSQKLLPMAPEWTHPEKMEKKLHAVPASKTVKFRCQASGNPTPSLKWYKNGKEFKRDHRIGGFKVRDHVWTIIMESAVPSDKGNYTCLVENEYGSINHTYQLDVVERSPHRPILQAGLPANRTAVVGSDVEFECKVFSDPQPHIQWLKHEEFNGSRLGPDGLAYVRVLKSAGLNTTDKEMEVLQLRNVSFDDAGKYTCLAGNSIGYSYHSAWLAVFEAVPHYPPASDTYLEVVIYCVGFFLIVVMIAIAILVKNRTSSKKSDFNSPLAVHKLAKSIPLRRQVSVDSSSSIHSGVMLVRPSRLSSSGSPMLSGVSEYELPQDPRWELPRDRLVLGKPLGEGCFGLVVMGEALGLDKEKQNRVTKVAVKMLKSDATEKDLSDLISEMEMMKIIGKHKNIINLLGACTQDGPLYVIVEYASKGNLREYLRARRPPGMEYCYNPDQVPVETMSIKDLVSCAYQVARGMEYLSSKKCIHRDLAARNVLVTEDNVMKIADFGLARDIHHIDYYKKTTNGRLPVKWMAPEALFDRIYTNQSDVWSFGVLLWEIFTLGGSPYPGVPVEELFKLLKEGHRMDKPSTCTHELYMMMRDCWHAVPSHRPTFKQLVEDLDRCLAMTSNQEYLELSVPLDQYSPNYPDTRSSTCSSGEDSVFSHDAGAEEPCLPKFPPHSNGAAIKKR, from the exons ATGCCCCGGCGGCCTGAATGGAGTTGCAGTCGCAGAAAAGGCAGCAGCTGTAGTTCCCTCAGCAGGATGCTGATGAGGCCAAATATACTTCTGTGTCTGGTTCTATTCTCCCAAGTCTTAAGGACGCAGAGCCGGCCGGCCAACAATGACGAAG CCTCGGTGGAAACCCAGGTGGAGCTGTTCACTCTCTATCTCGGGGGTAGTTTGGACCTGAGCTGCTCCGCCAAAGACTCCCCCCATGCCGTCAACTGGACCAAAGACCACGAGGCCGTGGTGGATGGAGAACACACGCGCATCCGCGGCGTCCAGCTGGTGATCGAGGCGGTGGAGCTGACGGACTCCGGCCTGTACGCGTGCACCACCTTCGGCAACCACAGCAACTACTTCAACGTCACAG TTGAAACCTTGGCCTCATCTGAGgacgatgatgaagaggaagagtcGTCATCAGAGGAAGCCAAACTCTTGGGCAGTCAAAAACTGCTGC CTATGGCCCCAGAATGGACTCATCCAGAGAAAATGGAGAAGAAGCTTCATGCCGTCCCGGCCAGTAAGACGGTGAAGTTCCGATGCCAGGCCAGCGGCAACCCGACGCCGAGCCTGAAATGGTACAAGAATGGCAAGGAGTTCAAGAGGGACCATCGCATTGGAGGCTTCAAg GTCCGTGACCACGTCTGGACCATCATCATGGAATCTGCTGTGCCCTCTGACAAAGGAAACTATACCTGTTTGGTAGAAAACGAGTACGGCAGCATCAATCACACCTACCAGCTCGACGTAGTCG AGCGTTCTCCCCATAGACCGATCCTGCAGGCCGGCCTGCCGGCTAACCGCACCGCAGTGGTTGGCAGCGACGTGGAGTTTGAGTGCAAGGTGTTCAGCGACCCCCAGCCTCACATCCAGTGGCTGAAGCACGAGGAGTTCAATGGAAGCCGACTTGGTCCTGATGGTTTAGCGTATGTCCGTGTTCTCAAG AGCGCTGGCCTAAACACCACGGACAAGGAAATGGAAGTCCTCCAACTGAGAAATGTGTCTTTTGATGACGCTGGGAAGTACACCTGCTTGGCGGGCAATTCTATCGGGTACTCTTATCACTCTGCATGGTTGGCCGTTTTTGAAG CGGTCCCACACTATCCTCCAGCCAGCGACACCTACCTGGAGGTGGTAATCTACTGCGTGGGCTTCTTTCTCATTGTGGTCATGATTGCCATCGCAATTCTAGTGAAGAATCGCACCTCATCAAAGAAGAGCGACTTCAACAGTCCGCTGGCCGTCCACAAGCTGGCCAAAAGCATCCCGCTGCGCAGACAG GTGTCCGTGGACTCGAGCTCCTCCATCCACTCCGGGGTGATGCTGGTTCGTCCGTCCCGCCTCTCTTCCAGCGGATCTCCAATGCTGTCCGGGGTGTCCGAGTATGAACTACCCCAGGATCCCCGCTGGGAGCTGCCTCGGGACAG ACTGGTTCTTGGAAAGCCGCTGGGCGAAGGCTGCTTCGGTCTGGTGGTGATGGGAGAGGCACTGGGTcttgacaaagaaaaacaaaaccgcGTGACCAAGGTTGCGGTCAAAATGTTGAAAT CTGACGCCACAGAGAAAGACCTGTCAGACCTGATTtcagagatggagatgatgaagatcaTTGGGAAGCACAAGAACATCATTAATCTGCTGGGAGCCTGCACACAGGATG gtCCTCTGTATGTGATCGTAGAGTACGCGTCCAAGGGCAACCTGCGTGAGTACTTGCGAGCTCGGCGCCCACCAGGCATGGAGTACTGCTACAACCCGGACCAGGTTCCCGTAGAGACCATGTCCATCAAAGATCTGGTGTCCTGTGCCTATCAAGTGGCCCGAGGCATGGAGTACTTGTCCTCTAAAAAG TGCATCCACAGGGACCTCGCCGCTCGCAATGTTTTGGTAACCGAGGACAACGTGATGAAAATAGCAGACTTCGGCCTGGCGAGAGATATCCACCACATTGATTACTATAAGAAGACCACCAAT GGTCGTTTACCTGTCAAGTGGATGGCTCCCGAGGCTCTGTTTGATCGGATATACACCAACCAAAGCGATGT CTGGTCATTCGGGGTTCTGCTTTGGGAGATCTTCACCCTGGGGGGCTCTCCATACCCCGGAGTCCCAGTGGAGGAGTTGTTCAAGCTGCTGAAGGAAGGTCACCGAATGGACAAGCCTTCAACATGCACTCATGAACT ATACATGATGATGAGGGACTGCTGGCATGCTGTTCCTTCGCACAGACCCACATTCAAACAGCTGGTTGAGGACCTTGACCGCTGCCTGGCCATGACATCCAACCAG GAGTATTTGGAGCTGTCTGTACCTCTGGACCAATATTCCCCCAACTACCCCGACACCCGCAGCTCCACGTGCTCCTCGGGGGAGGACTCTGTCTTCTCCCACGATGCCGGAGCAGAGGAGCCCTGCCTGCCAAAGTTCCCTCCCCACTCCAATGGGGCAGCCATCAAGAAACGCTGA
- the fgfr1a gene encoding fibroblast growth factor receptor 1-A isoform X2: MPRRPEWSCSRRKGSSCSSLSRMLMRPNILLCLVLFSQVLRTQSRPANNDEASVETQVELFTLYLGGSLDLSCSAKDSPHAVNWTKDHEAVVDGEHTRIRGVQLVIEAVELTDSGLYACTTFGNHSNYFNVTVETLASSEDDDEEEESSSEEAKLLGSQKLLPMAPEWTHPEKMEKKLHAVPASKTVKFRCQASGNPTPSLKWYKNGKEFKRDHRIGGFKVRDHVWTIIMESAVPSDKGNYTCLVENEYGSINHTYQLDVVERSPHRPILQAGLPANRTAVVGSDVEFECKVFSDPQPHIQWLKHEEFNGSRLGPDGLAYVRVLKSAGLNTTDKEMEVLQLRNVSFDDAGKYTCLAGNSIGYSYHSAWLAVFEAVPHYPPASDTYLEVVIYCVGFFLIVVMIAIAILVKNRTSSKKSDFNSPLAVHKLAKSIPLRRQVTVSVDSSSSIHSGVMLVRPSRLSSSGSPMLSGVSEYELPQDPRWELPRDRLVLGKPLGEGCFGLVVMGEALGLDKEKQNRVTKVAVKMLKSDATEKDLSDLISEMEMMKIIGKHKNIINLLGACTQDGPLYVIVEYASKGNLREYLRARRPPGMEYCYNPDQVPVETMSIKDLVSCAYQVARGMEYLSSKKCIHRDLAARNVLVTEDNVMKIADFGLARDIHHIDYYKKTTNGRLPVKWMAPEALFDRIYTNQSDVWSFGVLLWEIFTLGGSPYPGVPVEELFKLLKEGHRMDKPSTCTHELYMMMRDCWHAVPSHRPTFKQLVEDLDRCLAMTSNQEYLELSVPLDQYSPNYPDTRSSTCSSGEDSVFSHDAGAEEPCLPKFPPHSNGAAIKKR; the protein is encoded by the exons ATGCCCCGGCGGCCTGAATGGAGTTGCAGTCGCAGAAAAGGCAGCAGCTGTAGTTCCCTCAGCAGGATGCTGATGAGGCCAAATATACTTCTGTGTCTGGTTCTATTCTCCCAAGTCTTAAGGACGCAGAGCCGGCCGGCCAACAATGACGAAG CCTCGGTGGAAACCCAGGTGGAGCTGTTCACTCTCTATCTCGGGGGTAGTTTGGACCTGAGCTGCTCCGCCAAAGACTCCCCCCATGCCGTCAACTGGACCAAAGACCACGAGGCCGTGGTGGATGGAGAACACACGCGCATCCGCGGCGTCCAGCTGGTGATCGAGGCGGTGGAGCTGACGGACTCCGGCCTGTACGCGTGCACCACCTTCGGCAACCACAGCAACTACTTCAACGTCACAG TTGAAACCTTGGCCTCATCTGAGgacgatgatgaagaggaagagtcGTCATCAGAGGAAGCCAAACTCTTGGGCAGTCAAAAACTGCTGC CTATGGCCCCAGAATGGACTCATCCAGAGAAAATGGAGAAGAAGCTTCATGCCGTCCCGGCCAGTAAGACGGTGAAGTTCCGATGCCAGGCCAGCGGCAACCCGACGCCGAGCCTGAAATGGTACAAGAATGGCAAGGAGTTCAAGAGGGACCATCGCATTGGAGGCTTCAAg GTCCGTGACCACGTCTGGACCATCATCATGGAATCTGCTGTGCCCTCTGACAAAGGAAACTATACCTGTTTGGTAGAAAACGAGTACGGCAGCATCAATCACACCTACCAGCTCGACGTAGTCG AGCGTTCTCCCCATAGACCGATCCTGCAGGCCGGCCTGCCGGCTAACCGCACCGCAGTGGTTGGCAGCGACGTGGAGTTTGAGTGCAAGGTGTTCAGCGACCCCCAGCCTCACATCCAGTGGCTGAAGCACGAGGAGTTCAATGGAAGCCGACTTGGTCCTGATGGTTTAGCGTATGTCCGTGTTCTCAAG AGCGCTGGCCTAAACACCACGGACAAGGAAATGGAAGTCCTCCAACTGAGAAATGTGTCTTTTGATGACGCTGGGAAGTACACCTGCTTGGCGGGCAATTCTATCGGGTACTCTTATCACTCTGCATGGTTGGCCGTTTTTGAAG CGGTCCCACACTATCCTCCAGCCAGCGACACCTACCTGGAGGTGGTAATCTACTGCGTGGGCTTCTTTCTCATTGTGGTCATGATTGCCATCGCAATTCTAGTGAAGAATCGCACCTCATCAAAGAAGAGCGACTTCAACAGTCCGCTGGCCGTCCACAAGCTGGCCAAAAGCATCCCGCTGCGCAGACAGGTAACAG TGTCCGTGGACTCGAGCTCCTCCATCCACTCCGGGGTGATGCTGGTTCGTCCGTCCCGCCTCTCTTCCAGCGGATCTCCAATGCTGTCCGGGGTGTCCGAGTATGAACTACCCCAGGATCCCCGCTGGGAGCTGCCTCGGGACAG ACTGGTTCTTGGAAAGCCGCTGGGCGAAGGCTGCTTCGGTCTGGTGGTGATGGGAGAGGCACTGGGTcttgacaaagaaaaacaaaaccgcGTGACCAAGGTTGCGGTCAAAATGTTGAAAT CTGACGCCACAGAGAAAGACCTGTCAGACCTGATTtcagagatggagatgatgaagatcaTTGGGAAGCACAAGAACATCATTAATCTGCTGGGAGCCTGCACACAGGATG gtCCTCTGTATGTGATCGTAGAGTACGCGTCCAAGGGCAACCTGCGTGAGTACTTGCGAGCTCGGCGCCCACCAGGCATGGAGTACTGCTACAACCCGGACCAGGTTCCCGTAGAGACCATGTCCATCAAAGATCTGGTGTCCTGTGCCTATCAAGTGGCCCGAGGCATGGAGTACTTGTCCTCTAAAAAG TGCATCCACAGGGACCTCGCCGCTCGCAATGTTTTGGTAACCGAGGACAACGTGATGAAAATAGCAGACTTCGGCCTGGCGAGAGATATCCACCACATTGATTACTATAAGAAGACCACCAAT GGTCGTTTACCTGTCAAGTGGATGGCTCCCGAGGCTCTGTTTGATCGGATATACACCAACCAAAGCGATGT CTGGTCATTCGGGGTTCTGCTTTGGGAGATCTTCACCCTGGGGGGCTCTCCATACCCCGGAGTCCCAGTGGAGGAGTTGTTCAAGCTGCTGAAGGAAGGTCACCGAATGGACAAGCCTTCAACATGCACTCATGAACT ATACATGATGATGAGGGACTGCTGGCATGCTGTTCCTTCGCACAGACCCACATTCAAACAGCTGGTTGAGGACCTTGACCGCTGCCTGGCCATGACATCCAACCAG GAGTATTTGGAGCTGTCTGTACCTCTGGACCAATATTCCCCCAACTACCCCGACACCCGCAGCTCCACGTGCTCCTCGGGGGAGGACTCTGTCTTCTCCCACGATGCCGGAGCAGAGGAGCCCTGCCTGCCAAAGTTCCCTCCCCACTCCAATGGGGCAGCCATCAAGAAACGCTGA
- the fgfr1a gene encoding fibroblast growth factor receptor 1-A isoform X3: MPRRPEWSCSRRKGSSCSSLSRMLMRPNILLCLVLFSQVLRTQSRPANNDEASVETQVELFTLYLGGSLDLSCSAKDSPHAVNWTKDHEAVVDGEHTRIRGVQLVIEAVELTDSGLYACTTFGNHSNYFNVTVETLASSEDDDEEEESSSEEAKLLGSQKLLPMAPEWTHPEKMEKKLHAVPASKTVKFRCQASGNPTPSLKWYKNGKEFKRDHRIGGFKVRDHVWTIIMESAVPSDKGNYTCLVENEYGSINHTYQLDVVERSPHRPILQAGLPANRTAVVGSDVEFECKVFSDPQPHIQWLKHEEFNGSRLGPDGLAYVRVLKHSGVNSSDAQVLTLYNVTEEESGEYICKVSNYIGEANQSAWLTVTRYAPTAVPHYPPASDTYLEVVIYCVGFFLIVVMIAIAILVKNRTSSKKSDFNSPLAVHKLAKSIPLRRQVSVDSSSSIHSGVMLVRPSRLSSSGSPMLSGVSEYELPQDPRWELPRDRLVLGKPLGEGCFGLVVMGEALGLDKEKQNRVTKVAVKMLKSDATEKDLSDLISEMEMMKIIGKHKNIINLLGACTQDGPLYVIVEYASKGNLREYLRARRPPGMEYCYNPDQVPVETMSIKDLVSCAYQVARGMEYLSSKKCIHRDLAARNVLVTEDNVMKIADFGLARDIHHIDYYKKTTNGRLPVKWMAPEALFDRIYTNQSDVWSFGVLLWEIFTLGGSPYPGVPVEELFKLLKEGHRMDKPSTCTHELYMMMRDCWHAVPSHRPTFKQLVEDLDRCLAMTSNQEYLELSVPLDQYSPNYPDTRSSTCSSGEDSVFSHDAGAEEPCLPKFPPHSNGAAIKKR, translated from the exons ATGCCCCGGCGGCCTGAATGGAGTTGCAGTCGCAGAAAAGGCAGCAGCTGTAGTTCCCTCAGCAGGATGCTGATGAGGCCAAATATACTTCTGTGTCTGGTTCTATTCTCCCAAGTCTTAAGGACGCAGAGCCGGCCGGCCAACAATGACGAAG CCTCGGTGGAAACCCAGGTGGAGCTGTTCACTCTCTATCTCGGGGGTAGTTTGGACCTGAGCTGCTCCGCCAAAGACTCCCCCCATGCCGTCAACTGGACCAAAGACCACGAGGCCGTGGTGGATGGAGAACACACGCGCATCCGCGGCGTCCAGCTGGTGATCGAGGCGGTGGAGCTGACGGACTCCGGCCTGTACGCGTGCACCACCTTCGGCAACCACAGCAACTACTTCAACGTCACAG TTGAAACCTTGGCCTCATCTGAGgacgatgatgaagaggaagagtcGTCATCAGAGGAAGCCAAACTCTTGGGCAGTCAAAAACTGCTGC CTATGGCCCCAGAATGGACTCATCCAGAGAAAATGGAGAAGAAGCTTCATGCCGTCCCGGCCAGTAAGACGGTGAAGTTCCGATGCCAGGCCAGCGGCAACCCGACGCCGAGCCTGAAATGGTACAAGAATGGCAAGGAGTTCAAGAGGGACCATCGCATTGGAGGCTTCAAg GTCCGTGACCACGTCTGGACCATCATCATGGAATCTGCTGTGCCCTCTGACAAAGGAAACTATACCTGTTTGGTAGAAAACGAGTACGGCAGCATCAATCACACCTACCAGCTCGACGTAGTCG AGCGTTCTCCCCATAGACCGATCCTGCAGGCCGGCCTGCCGGCTAACCGCACCGCAGTGGTTGGCAGCGACGTGGAGTTTGAGTGCAAGGTGTTCAGCGACCCCCAGCCTCACATCCAGTGGCTGAAGCACGAGGAGTTCAATGGAAGCCGACTTGGTCCTGATGGTTTAGCGTATGTCCGTGTTCTCAAG CACTCTGGGGTCAATAGCTCGGATGCTCAGGTGCTGACCCTCTACAATGTgactgaggaggagagcggggagTATATATGTAAAGTGTCCAATTATATAGGAGAGGCCAATCAGTCGGCGTGGCTGACGGTCACCAGATATGCGCCCACAG CGGTCCCACACTATCCTCCAGCCAGCGACACCTACCTGGAGGTGGTAATCTACTGCGTGGGCTTCTTTCTCATTGTGGTCATGATTGCCATCGCAATTCTAGTGAAGAATCGCACCTCATCAAAGAAGAGCGACTTCAACAGTCCGCTGGCCGTCCACAAGCTGGCCAAAAGCATCCCGCTGCGCAGACAG GTGTCCGTGGACTCGAGCTCCTCCATCCACTCCGGGGTGATGCTGGTTCGTCCGTCCCGCCTCTCTTCCAGCGGATCTCCAATGCTGTCCGGGGTGTCCGAGTATGAACTACCCCAGGATCCCCGCTGGGAGCTGCCTCGGGACAG ACTGGTTCTTGGAAAGCCGCTGGGCGAAGGCTGCTTCGGTCTGGTGGTGATGGGAGAGGCACTGGGTcttgacaaagaaaaacaaaaccgcGTGACCAAGGTTGCGGTCAAAATGTTGAAAT CTGACGCCACAGAGAAAGACCTGTCAGACCTGATTtcagagatggagatgatgaagatcaTTGGGAAGCACAAGAACATCATTAATCTGCTGGGAGCCTGCACACAGGATG gtCCTCTGTATGTGATCGTAGAGTACGCGTCCAAGGGCAACCTGCGTGAGTACTTGCGAGCTCGGCGCCCACCAGGCATGGAGTACTGCTACAACCCGGACCAGGTTCCCGTAGAGACCATGTCCATCAAAGATCTGGTGTCCTGTGCCTATCAAGTGGCCCGAGGCATGGAGTACTTGTCCTCTAAAAAG TGCATCCACAGGGACCTCGCCGCTCGCAATGTTTTGGTAACCGAGGACAACGTGATGAAAATAGCAGACTTCGGCCTGGCGAGAGATATCCACCACATTGATTACTATAAGAAGACCACCAAT GGTCGTTTACCTGTCAAGTGGATGGCTCCCGAGGCTCTGTTTGATCGGATATACACCAACCAAAGCGATGT CTGGTCATTCGGGGTTCTGCTTTGGGAGATCTTCACCCTGGGGGGCTCTCCATACCCCGGAGTCCCAGTGGAGGAGTTGTTCAAGCTGCTGAAGGAAGGTCACCGAATGGACAAGCCTTCAACATGCACTCATGAACT ATACATGATGATGAGGGACTGCTGGCATGCTGTTCCTTCGCACAGACCCACATTCAAACAGCTGGTTGAGGACCTTGACCGCTGCCTGGCCATGACATCCAACCAG GAGTATTTGGAGCTGTCTGTACCTCTGGACCAATATTCCCCCAACTACCCCGACACCCGCAGCTCCACGTGCTCCTCGGGGGAGGACTCTGTCTTCTCCCACGATGCCGGAGCAGAGGAGCCCTGCCTGCCAAAGTTCCCTCCCCACTCCAATGGGGCAGCCATCAAGAAACGCTGA
- the fgfr1a gene encoding fibroblast growth factor receptor 1-A isoform X1, which produces MPRRPEWSCSRRKGSSCSSLSRMLMRPNILLCLVLFSQVLRTQSRPANNDEASVETQVELFTLYLGGSLDLSCSAKDSPHAVNWTKDHEAVVDGEHTRIRGVQLVIEAVELTDSGLYACTTFGNHSNYFNVTVETLASSEDDDEEEESSSEEAKLLGSQKLLPMAPEWTHPEKMEKKLHAVPASKTVKFRCQASGNPTPSLKWYKNGKEFKRDHRIGGFKVRDHVWTIIMESAVPSDKGNYTCLVENEYGSINHTYQLDVVERSPHRPILQAGLPANRTAVVGSDVEFECKVFSDPQPHIQWLKHEEFNGSRLGPDGLAYVRVLKHSGVNSSDAQVLTLYNVTEEESGEYICKVSNYIGEANQSAWLTVTRYAPTAVPHYPPASDTYLEVVIYCVGFFLIVVMIAIAILVKNRTSSKKSDFNSPLAVHKLAKSIPLRRQVTVSVDSSSSIHSGVMLVRPSRLSSSGSPMLSGVSEYELPQDPRWELPRDRLVLGKPLGEGCFGLVVMGEALGLDKEKQNRVTKVAVKMLKSDATEKDLSDLISEMEMMKIIGKHKNIINLLGACTQDGPLYVIVEYASKGNLREYLRARRPPGMEYCYNPDQVPVETMSIKDLVSCAYQVARGMEYLSSKKCIHRDLAARNVLVTEDNVMKIADFGLARDIHHIDYYKKTTNGRLPVKWMAPEALFDRIYTNQSDVWSFGVLLWEIFTLGGSPYPGVPVEELFKLLKEGHRMDKPSTCTHELYMMMRDCWHAVPSHRPTFKQLVEDLDRCLAMTSNQEYLELSVPLDQYSPNYPDTRSSTCSSGEDSVFSHDAGAEEPCLPKFPPHSNGAAIKKR; this is translated from the exons ATGCCCCGGCGGCCTGAATGGAGTTGCAGTCGCAGAAAAGGCAGCAGCTGTAGTTCCCTCAGCAGGATGCTGATGAGGCCAAATATACTTCTGTGTCTGGTTCTATTCTCCCAAGTCTTAAGGACGCAGAGCCGGCCGGCCAACAATGACGAAG CCTCGGTGGAAACCCAGGTGGAGCTGTTCACTCTCTATCTCGGGGGTAGTTTGGACCTGAGCTGCTCCGCCAAAGACTCCCCCCATGCCGTCAACTGGACCAAAGACCACGAGGCCGTGGTGGATGGAGAACACACGCGCATCCGCGGCGTCCAGCTGGTGATCGAGGCGGTGGAGCTGACGGACTCCGGCCTGTACGCGTGCACCACCTTCGGCAACCACAGCAACTACTTCAACGTCACAG TTGAAACCTTGGCCTCATCTGAGgacgatgatgaagaggaagagtcGTCATCAGAGGAAGCCAAACTCTTGGGCAGTCAAAAACTGCTGC CTATGGCCCCAGAATGGACTCATCCAGAGAAAATGGAGAAGAAGCTTCATGCCGTCCCGGCCAGTAAGACGGTGAAGTTCCGATGCCAGGCCAGCGGCAACCCGACGCCGAGCCTGAAATGGTACAAGAATGGCAAGGAGTTCAAGAGGGACCATCGCATTGGAGGCTTCAAg GTCCGTGACCACGTCTGGACCATCATCATGGAATCTGCTGTGCCCTCTGACAAAGGAAACTATACCTGTTTGGTAGAAAACGAGTACGGCAGCATCAATCACACCTACCAGCTCGACGTAGTCG AGCGTTCTCCCCATAGACCGATCCTGCAGGCCGGCCTGCCGGCTAACCGCACCGCAGTGGTTGGCAGCGACGTGGAGTTTGAGTGCAAGGTGTTCAGCGACCCCCAGCCTCACATCCAGTGGCTGAAGCACGAGGAGTTCAATGGAAGCCGACTTGGTCCTGATGGTTTAGCGTATGTCCGTGTTCTCAAG CACTCTGGGGTCAATAGCTCGGATGCTCAGGTGCTGACCCTCTACAATGTgactgaggaggagagcggggagTATATATGTAAAGTGTCCAATTATATAGGAGAGGCCAATCAGTCGGCGTGGCTGACGGTCACCAGATATGCGCCCACAG CGGTCCCACACTATCCTCCAGCCAGCGACACCTACCTGGAGGTGGTAATCTACTGCGTGGGCTTCTTTCTCATTGTGGTCATGATTGCCATCGCAATTCTAGTGAAGAATCGCACCTCATCAAAGAAGAGCGACTTCAACAGTCCGCTGGCCGTCCACAAGCTGGCCAAAAGCATCCCGCTGCGCAGACAGGTAACAG TGTCCGTGGACTCGAGCTCCTCCATCCACTCCGGGGTGATGCTGGTTCGTCCGTCCCGCCTCTCTTCCAGCGGATCTCCAATGCTGTCCGGGGTGTCCGAGTATGAACTACCCCAGGATCCCCGCTGGGAGCTGCCTCGGGACAG ACTGGTTCTTGGAAAGCCGCTGGGCGAAGGCTGCTTCGGTCTGGTGGTGATGGGAGAGGCACTGGGTcttgacaaagaaaaacaaaaccgcGTGACCAAGGTTGCGGTCAAAATGTTGAAAT CTGACGCCACAGAGAAAGACCTGTCAGACCTGATTtcagagatggagatgatgaagatcaTTGGGAAGCACAAGAACATCATTAATCTGCTGGGAGCCTGCACACAGGATG gtCCTCTGTATGTGATCGTAGAGTACGCGTCCAAGGGCAACCTGCGTGAGTACTTGCGAGCTCGGCGCCCACCAGGCATGGAGTACTGCTACAACCCGGACCAGGTTCCCGTAGAGACCATGTCCATCAAAGATCTGGTGTCCTGTGCCTATCAAGTGGCCCGAGGCATGGAGTACTTGTCCTCTAAAAAG TGCATCCACAGGGACCTCGCCGCTCGCAATGTTTTGGTAACCGAGGACAACGTGATGAAAATAGCAGACTTCGGCCTGGCGAGAGATATCCACCACATTGATTACTATAAGAAGACCACCAAT GGTCGTTTACCTGTCAAGTGGATGGCTCCCGAGGCTCTGTTTGATCGGATATACACCAACCAAAGCGATGT CTGGTCATTCGGGGTTCTGCTTTGGGAGATCTTCACCCTGGGGGGCTCTCCATACCCCGGAGTCCCAGTGGAGGAGTTGTTCAAGCTGCTGAAGGAAGGTCACCGAATGGACAAGCCTTCAACATGCACTCATGAACT ATACATGATGATGAGGGACTGCTGGCATGCTGTTCCTTCGCACAGACCCACATTCAAACAGCTGGTTGAGGACCTTGACCGCTGCCTGGCCATGACATCCAACCAG GAGTATTTGGAGCTGTCTGTACCTCTGGACCAATATTCCCCCAACTACCCCGACACCCGCAGCTCCACGTGCTCCTCGGGGGAGGACTCTGTCTTCTCCCACGATGCCGGAGCAGAGGAGCCCTGCCTGCCAAAGTTCCCTCCCCACTCCAATGGGGCAGCCATCAAGAAACGCTGA